A genomic region of Fodinisporobacter ferrooxydans contains the following coding sequences:
- a CDS encoding NAD(P)H-dependent oxidoreductase has translation MNVLVIYAHPNPKSFNAAVLEQVERGLKEAGHTMAIVDLYKDNFNPVLIYNDQIRRRDMKDDPVTARYRELILRAEHLIFIYPVWWYGTPAILKGFFDRVLASGFAFTYEGLVPKGLLRGKSAWVFYTIDSPGWYARLFRRSTEWIAVGYATLRFCGLRPVKRFMFTGVKRSTESRRRKWLAHVYRQARYGLNHSGIPWTQTVGSNRM, from the coding sequence ATGAATGTACTCGTGATTTATGCCCATCCAAACCCGAAAAGCTTTAATGCAGCGGTCTTGGAGCAAGTGGAACGTGGACTCAAAGAAGCTGGTCACACAATGGCCATCGTCGATCTCTACAAGGACAACTTCAATCCGGTACTAATTTACAACGATCAGATAAGACGCAGGGATATGAAGGATGACCCGGTAACTGCCCGCTACCGTGAGCTGATACTGCGTGCAGAACACCTGATCTTCATCTACCCCGTGTGGTGGTACGGAACTCCGGCGATTCTGAAAGGATTCTTTGATAGGGTTCTAGCGTCCGGTTTTGCATTTACCTACGAAGGACTAGTTCCGAAAGGACTGCTGCGAGGGAAATCGGCATGGGTTTTCTATACTATTGATTCTCCAGGGTGGTATGCGAGGTTGTTCCGGCGAAGTACCGAGTGGATTGCAGTCGGATATGCCACGCTCAGATTCTGTGGCTTACGACCAGTGAAGCGCTTCATGTTTACTGGGGTAAAGCGTAGTACGGAAAGCAGACGAAGAAAATGGTTAGCACATGTATACCGTCAGGCTCGATACGGGCTAAATCATTCAGGAATTCCTTGGACACAAACGGTTGGATCCAATAGAATGTGA
- a CDS encoding TetR/AcrR family transcriptional regulator, with protein MKSKDGNARTQLIEAAYRVLAANGYEKTSIKDIAREAGLSPGLVHYYFDSKEDLLAAVVREATDEYCARMDYLRQSVSGDELADSAFTESMKRVRAHSDWYRLRYELFVLGLRNPTIQPEVRELLMRGKEGVEQAIEAVAGQSLPNAANMSAILLACFDGLALQSLIDPKFNLEGAYRVLREMSIRYLKSHKERVEAE; from the coding sequence ATGAAATCAAAAGATGGGAACGCACGAACGCAACTCATTGAAGCTGCATACCGGGTATTAGCAGCGAACGGATACGAGAAGACATCGATCAAGGATATTGCTCGAGAAGCAGGACTATCTCCGGGACTGGTTCATTATTACTTTGACAGCAAAGAGGATCTATTGGCAGCCGTGGTTCGGGAAGCCACTGATGAGTATTGTGCTCGTATGGATTATTTACGTCAATCCGTGAGTGGGGACGAACTTGCCGATTCTGCCTTCACGGAGTCGATGAAGCGGGTACGCGCGCATTCAGACTGGTATCGATTGCGATACGAGCTGTTTGTACTTGGCCTTCGGAATCCCACGATTCAGCCTGAGGTCCGGGAACTTTTGATGCGAGGGAAAGAAGGTGTCGAACAGGCGATAGAGGCGGTAGCAGGGCAGTCTTTGCCGAATGCAGCGAACATGTCTGCAATTTTGCTGGCTTGTTTTGATGGCTTAGCCTTGCAATCGCTGATCGACCCCAAGTTTAACCTCGAAGGAGCCTATCGTGTTTTGAGAGAGATGAGCATAAGGTACTTAAAATCACACAAGGAGAGAGTGGAAGCGGAATGA